Proteins from one Hydrogenophaga sp. SL48 genomic window:
- a CDS encoding tannase/feruloyl esterase family alpha/beta hydrolase, producing MKHPNASARLALVAVPALVLSACAQMGPAPAGGPAGVARGAPLQQCETLAASFRHDQTAIDSATVVAAGTLRLGGHEHSRPLPQGAAPAQPTGGNPVAEHCLVKGAMHKRKGSDGRDYAIGFEMRLPKAWNGRFYYQGNGGLDGNVRPAEGALGGGPLTGALMQGFAVISSDAGHSGPQTPYFGLEPQSRLDYGHQAVAKLTPMAKALIATAYGKGPDRSYLGGCSNGGRHAMVEAARGQAYDGYLIGAPGYRLPNAALAQLWGAQQWAPLAVAGATTQHPLNPTAKIPDLSGAFTKAERQLVADAILGKCDALDGAKDGMVQSTQACQAAFNLKTDVPTCSGERNGQCLSAAQKDVVASVFAGGRTASGQAIYAAFPYDPGLAGDNWGTWKFANSVALDPLSVGTVFSVPPGMFDPLKVDISARLPMFSATNEVYRESGMSLMTPPGNDNPVNVAKLKDRGVKMVVYHGTADAIFSAEDTRQWMLRLDKASGGQADSFARFFPVPGMAHCSGGPSTDQFDLLSPLVKWVEHGQAPQAVVATARGAGSPGGDNSEVPASWAPHRSRPLCAYPTVATYKGSGNMEDAANFSCR from the coding sequence ATGAAGCATCCGAATGCATCCGCACGCCTGGCCTTGGTCGCCGTGCCGGCCCTGGTCCTGAGCGCCTGCGCCCAGATGGGCCCGGCACCCGCCGGGGGCCCGGCCGGCGTCGCCCGCGGCGCCCCCCTGCAGCAGTGTGAAACCCTGGCGGCCAGCTTCCGGCACGACCAGACCGCCATCGACTCGGCGACCGTGGTGGCCGCCGGCACGCTGCGGCTCGGCGGGCACGAACACTCGCGCCCGCTGCCGCAGGGTGCCGCACCGGCGCAGCCCACCGGCGGCAACCCGGTGGCCGAGCACTGCCTTGTCAAGGGCGCGATGCACAAGCGCAAGGGCAGCGACGGGCGCGACTACGCCATCGGCTTCGAGATGCGCCTGCCCAAGGCCTGGAACGGCCGCTTCTACTACCAGGGCAACGGCGGGCTGGACGGCAACGTGCGCCCGGCCGAAGGGGCGCTGGGCGGCGGCCCGCTGACCGGTGCGCTGATGCAGGGCTTTGCCGTGATCAGCTCCGACGCCGGTCACTCGGGCCCGCAGACGCCCTACTTCGGTCTGGAACCCCAGTCGCGGCTGGACTACGGCCACCAGGCGGTGGCCAAGCTCACGCCCATGGCCAAGGCCCTGATCGCCACCGCCTACGGCAAAGGGCCGGACCGCTCCTACCTGGGCGGCTGCTCCAACGGCGGCCGCCACGCGATGGTCGAGGCCGCGCGCGGCCAGGCCTACGACGGCTACCTGATCGGTGCCCCCGGCTACCGCCTGCCCAACGCCGCGCTGGCCCAGCTCTGGGGTGCGCAGCAGTGGGCGCCGCTGGCCGTGGCCGGCGCCACCACCCAGCACCCGCTCAACCCGACCGCCAAGATACCGGACCTGAGCGGCGCCTTCACCAAGGCCGAGCGCCAGCTGGTGGCCGACGCCATCCTGGGCAAGTGCGACGCGCTGGACGGCGCGAAGGATGGCATGGTCCAGTCCACACAGGCCTGCCAGGCGGCGTTCAACCTCAAGACCGACGTGCCCACCTGCTCCGGCGAGCGCAACGGGCAGTGCCTCAGCGCGGCGCAGAAGGACGTGGTCGCCAGCGTGTTCGCCGGTGGCCGCACCGCTTCGGGCCAGGCGATCTACGCCGCCTTTCCCTACGACCCGGGACTGGCCGGCGACAACTGGGGCACCTGGAAGTTCGCCAACTCGGTCGCGCTCGATCCGCTGTCGGTCGGCACCGTGTTCAGCGTGCCGCCGGGCATGTTCGACCCGCTCAAGGTCGACATCTCGGCCCGCCTGCCCATGTTCAGCGCCACCAACGAGGTGTACCGCGAGTCGGGCATGTCGCTCATGACGCCGCCCGGCAATGACAACCCGGTCAACGTCGCGAAGCTCAAGGACCGGGGCGTGAAGATGGTGGTCTACCACGGCACGGCCGACGCGATCTTCTCCGCCGAAGACACGCGCCAGTGGATGCTGCGCCTGGACAAGGCCTCGGGTGGCCAGGCCGACAGCTTCGCGCGCTTCTTCCCCGTGCCCGGCATGGCGCACTGCAGCGGTGGCCCGTCCACCGACCAGTTCGATCTGCTGTCGCCGCTGGTGAAGTGGGTCGAGCATGGCCAGGCGCCGCAGGCCGTGGTGGCCACGGCGCGCGGCGCGGGCAGCCCCGGCGGCGACAACAGCGAGGTGCCGGCCAGCTGGGCGCCCCACCGCAGCCGCCCGCTGTGCGCCTACCCGACAGTCGCCACCTACAAGGGCAGCGGCAACATGGAAGACGCCGCGAACTTCAGCTGCCGCTGA
- a CDS encoding flavin reductase family protein: MYYEPGKTPHGLPHDPFKSCVVPRPIGWISTVDAQGRDNLAPYSQFQNVTFDPPIVMFSANQSTQGERKDSVRNAEQMGQFVWNMATYALREAVNISAEELPAGVDEFARAGLEKLDSRLVKPKRVKGSPIQFECEYLNTVRFPGRPPMGTVDVVFGRVVGIHIDDQYIDGNGMVDVLKMQPIARMGYYEYTTVDNKFQMVIPGNSKALLAGLEGSPDKTQAATRDR, translated from the coding sequence ATGTACTACGAACCGGGCAAGACCCCCCACGGCCTGCCGCACGACCCGTTCAAGTCCTGCGTGGTGCCGCGCCCCATCGGCTGGATCTCCACGGTGGACGCGCAGGGCCGCGACAACCTCGCGCCCTACAGCCAGTTCCAGAACGTGACCTTCGACCCGCCCATCGTCATGTTCAGCGCCAACCAGAGCACGCAGGGCGAGCGCAAGGACTCGGTGCGCAACGCCGAGCAGATGGGCCAGTTCGTCTGGAACATGGCGACGTATGCGCTGCGCGAGGCGGTCAACATCAGTGCCGAAGAGCTGCCGGCCGGCGTCGACGAGTTCGCACGCGCCGGGCTGGAGAAGCTGGACAGCCGCCTCGTGAAGCCCAAGCGCGTCAAGGGCTCGCCGATCCAGTTCGAGTGCGAGTACCTGAACACCGTGCGCTTCCCCGGCCGCCCGCCCATGGGCACGGTGGACGTGGTGTTCGGCCGCGTGGTCGGCATCCACATCGACGATCAATACATCGACGGCAACGGCATGGTCGATGTGCTCAAGATGCAGCCCATCGCACGCATGGGCTACTACGAATACACCACCGTGGACAACAAGTTCCAGATGGTCATCCCCGGCAACAGCAAGGCTTTGCTCGCCGGCCTCGAAGGCTCGCCCGACAAGACGCAGGCAGCCACCCGCGACCGCTGA
- a CDS encoding acyl-CoA dehydrogenase family protein, producing MNAYQPQPAEQRFILQDVLQAPQQLAALPAYADFDGDLLVQVTDEAGKFVGEVIAPLNREGDEVGALWKAGSVTMPPGFRDAYQAFWQAGWPSLACATEDGGQGLPAALEAMLYENLSAANHGWTMAPGLLHGAYECIKHHASPELKARYLEKVATGEWLATMCLTEPHAGSDLGLCRTKAAPLPDGRFALSGTKIFISGGEHDLTDNIVHLALARLPDSPPGPKGLSLFLIPKFYEDGSRSAVVCERIEEKMGLHGSPTCVMRFDEAPGWIVGEPGKGLNAMFVMMNAARLHVGLQGIGLLDAAWQKADAYSKERRQMRAPGGSAKAMPVAGPPQDGQAPSGGSALHAVKSVGAAGHADLIEQHPAMRRILDAQRAWIDAGRVVAYRTALELDILKHHADAARRDLASRWCTLVTPVLKSAWTDQAFHGASACLQVFGGHGFVREWGIEQIVRDSRVAMIYEGTNEIQAIDLLLRKTLPDGGAALLQLLTDVGAELGDDVQALRVKTELSRFSSFLRERLLPCATAKDAPADLPHWLADDFLRAVAMLLMAWAWARIGATPGADTARWQTAQTGFWRWVWPEFQMRLAMMEHTLAG from the coding sequence ATGAACGCCTACCAGCCCCAGCCCGCCGAACAACGTTTCATCCTGCAGGATGTGCTGCAGGCCCCGCAGCAGCTCGCCGCGCTGCCGGCCTACGCCGACTTCGATGGCGATCTGCTGGTGCAGGTGACCGACGAAGCGGGCAAGTTCGTGGGCGAGGTGATCGCCCCGCTCAACCGCGAGGGCGACGAAGTGGGCGCGTTGTGGAAAGCCGGATCGGTGACGATGCCGCCGGGTTTTCGCGACGCCTACCAAGCCTTCTGGCAGGCCGGCTGGCCCTCGCTCGCCTGCGCCACCGAGGACGGCGGCCAGGGCCTGCCCGCCGCGCTGGAGGCCATGCTGTACGAGAACCTGAGCGCCGCCAACCACGGCTGGACCATGGCACCCGGCCTGCTGCACGGCGCCTACGAATGCATCAAGCACCACGCATCGCCCGAGCTGAAGGCACGTTACCTGGAGAAGGTCGCCACCGGCGAATGGCTGGCCACCATGTGCCTGACCGAGCCGCACGCCGGATCGGACCTCGGCCTGTGCCGCACCAAAGCCGCTCCCCTGCCCGACGGGCGCTTTGCCCTCAGCGGCACCAAGATCTTCATCTCGGGCGGTGAACACGACCTGACCGACAACATCGTGCACCTGGCGCTCGCGCGCCTGCCCGACAGCCCGCCCGGCCCCAAGGGTCTGTCGCTGTTCCTGATCCCGAAGTTCTACGAAGACGGTTCCAGAAGCGCCGTCGTGTGTGAGCGCATCGAAGAAAAGATGGGCTTGCACGGCAGCCCCACCTGCGTGATGCGCTTCGACGAAGCGCCGGGCTGGATCGTGGGCGAGCCCGGCAAGGGCCTGAACGCGATGTTCGTGATGATGAACGCCGCGCGCCTGCACGTGGGCCTGCAGGGCATCGGCCTGCTCGACGCCGCTTGGCAGAAGGCCGACGCCTACTCGAAAGAACGCCGCCAGATGCGCGCGCCCGGCGGCTCGGCGAAGGCAATGCCCGTCGCCGGGCCGCCCCAAGACGGGCAAGCCCCCTCGGGGGGCAGCGCATTACACGCAGTGAAAAGCGTGGGGGCAGCCGGTCACGCAGATCTCATTGAACAACACCCCGCCATGCGCCGCATCCTCGACGCGCAGCGCGCCTGGATCGATGCCGGCCGGGTGGTCGCCTACCGCACGGCGCTGGAACTCGACATCCTCAAACACCACGCCGACGCCGCCCGCCGCGACCTCGCCAGCCGCTGGTGCACGCTGGTCACGCCGGTGCTCAAGTCGGCCTGGACCGACCAGGCCTTCCACGGCGCCAGCGCCTGCCTGCAGGTCTTCGGCGGCCACGGCTTCGTGCGCGAATGGGGCATCGAGCAGATCGTGCGCGATTCGCGCGTGGCCATGATCTACGAAGGCACGAACGAGATCCAGGCCATCGACCTGCTGCTGCGCAAAACCCTGCCCGACGGCGGTGCGGCCCTGCTGCAACTGCTCACCGACGTCGGCGCCGAGCTGGGCGACGATGTGCAGGCCCTGCGGGTCAAGACCGAGCTCAGCCGCTTCAGCAGCTTCCTGCGCGAGCGCCTGCTGCCGTGCGCCACCGCCAAAGACGCCCCAGCCGACCTGCCGCACTGGCTCGCCGACGACTTCCTGCGCGCCGTGGCCATGCTGCTCATGGCCTGGGCCTGGGCGCGCATCGGCGCCACGCCTGGCGCCGACACCGCCCGCTGGCAGACCGCACAGACCGGCTTCTGGCGCTGGGTCTGGCCCGAGTTCCAGATGCGGCTGGCGATGATGGAACACACGCTCGCCGGGTGA
- a CDS encoding MarR family winged helix-turn-helix transcriptional regulator yields the protein MPETTVANTLRRPRAARKTATGPAPKSSAATDSDAGIDTSYLESLLGYNARRAALAVIGVFLERMAPFGLRPVDFSVLTLIAHNPGITSRQLCAALDILPPNLVGMIKSLDKRGLIERRPHPTDRRAQGLHLSPAGKKLQKSAQATATQLEIDVASRLTAKELDTLKVLLSRVYRS from the coding sequence ATGCCCGAAACGACCGTTGCCAACACCCTGCGCCGCCCGCGCGCTGCCCGCAAGACCGCCACCGGCCCGGCACCCAAGTCGTCCGCCGCCACCGACAGCGACGCCGGCATCGACACCAGTTACCTCGAGTCCCTGCTGGGCTACAACGCCCGGCGCGCGGCGCTGGCCGTGATCGGCGTGTTCCTGGAGCGCATGGCGCCGTTCGGTCTGCGCCCGGTGGACTTCTCGGTGCTCACGCTCATCGCCCACAACCCCGGCATCACCTCGCGCCAGCTCTGCGCCGCGCTGGACATCCTGCCGCCCAACCTGGTGGGCATGATCAAGAGCCTGGACAAGCGCGGGCTGATCGAGCGCCGGCCCCACCCCACCGACCGCCGCGCCCAGGGCCTGCACCTCTCGCCCGCCGGCAAGAAGCTGCAAAAGAGCGCCCAGGCCACCGCCACCCAGCTGGAGATCGACGTGGCGAGCCGCCTCACGGCGAAAGAGCTGGACACGCTCAAAGTCTTGCTGAGCCGGGTCTACCGGTCGTAA
- a CDS encoding winged helix-turn-helix transcriptional regulator, whose amino-acid sequence MASKDKAAVIQLFDLLESRFAMRVIWALSDGHPQTFRLLQDSVGGVTPNTLNTRLKELRAARLVDHTGDGYRLTHQGADLARRMGEVQQFASKWAHQQARAAMASAAAAPSSAAP is encoded by the coding sequence ATGGCATCCAAAGACAAGGCCGCGGTGATTCAGCTCTTTGACCTGCTGGAATCGCGCTTCGCGATGCGCGTGATCTGGGCCCTGAGCGACGGGCACCCACAGACCTTCCGCCTGCTGCAGGACAGCGTGGGTGGCGTCACCCCCAACACCCTCAACACCCGACTGAAAGAGCTGCGCGCCGCCCGGCTGGTCGACCACACGGGCGACGGCTACCGACTCACCCACCAGGGCGCCGACCTCGCGCGCCGCATGGGCGAGGTGCAACAGTTCGCCAGCAAGTGGGCACACCAGCAAGCCCGGGCGGCCATGGCCAGCGCGGCCGCCGCGCCATCCTCCGCAGCGCCCTGA
- a CDS encoding fumarylacetoacetate hydrolase family protein, whose protein sequence is MKLFRHGPQGAEQPGLIDASGALRDLSGVVADIGPATLGRDSMSRLAALDPASLPLLPADTRLGACVGAVGNVVCIGLNYADHAAEAGLKAPGQPIVFNKHNGAISGPTDDVWLAPGSDKLDWEVELGIVIGERAFHVSEAEALSHVAGFCLVNDVSERAYQIEYEGQWTKGKSYPTHCPIGPWLVTPDELGDPQAVDLWLDVNGVRRQTGNTRTMIFGVAQIVSYLSRFMALQPGDVIPTGTPPGVGMGMKPPVYLKPGDVVTLGGRGLGEQRQVVVASPGR, encoded by the coding sequence ATGAAACTCTTTCGACACGGCCCACAGGGCGCGGAACAACCCGGTCTGATCGACGCCAGCGGCGCGCTGCGCGACCTGTCGGGCGTGGTGGCGGACATCGGCCCGGCCACCCTGGGGCGTGATTCTATGTCCCGGCTCGCCGCACTGGACCCGGCGTCGCTGCCCCTGCTGCCCGCCGACACCCGCCTGGGCGCCTGCGTGGGCGCCGTGGGCAACGTGGTGTGCATCGGCCTGAACTACGCCGACCACGCGGCCGAGGCCGGCCTGAAGGCGCCCGGCCAGCCCATCGTGTTCAACAAGCACAACGGCGCCATCAGCGGCCCGACCGACGACGTGTGGCTCGCGCCCGGCTCGGACAAGCTGGACTGGGAGGTGGAGCTGGGCATCGTGATCGGCGAGCGGGCGTTCCACGTCAGCGAGGCCGAAGCCTTGAGCCACGTGGCCGGTTTCTGCCTGGTCAACGACGTGTCCGAGCGCGCGTACCAGATCGAATACGAGGGCCAGTGGACCAAGGGCAAGAGCTACCCCACCCATTGCCCCATCGGCCCCTGGCTGGTGACGCCCGACGAACTGGGTGACCCGCAGGCCGTGGACCTGTGGCTGGACGTGAACGGCGTGCGCCGCCAGACCGGCAACACCCGCACCATGATCTTTGGCGTGGCGCAGATCGTGAGTTACCTGAGCCGTTTCATGGCCTTGCAGCCCGGTGACGTGATCCCCACCGGCACACCGCCGGGCGTGGGCATGGGCATGAAGCCGCCGGTGTACCTGAAACCGGGTGACGTGGTGACCCTCGGCGGGCGCGGCCTCGGCGAGCAGCGTCAGGTGGTGGTGGCCAGCCCCGGCCGCTGA
- the grpE gene encoding nucleotide exchange factor GrpE has product MSQPQHPAESPENPTPLSPEEALAAAAVAEADALASLTNEVTELKAKNADLADQFLRAKAEAENARRRAEDEISKARKFAVESFAESLLPVTDSLEAGLGIQEATREQLREGSEATLKQLKSALERHKVLEIAPAAGAKFDPHQHQAISMVPAEQEANTVVAVLQKGYLIADRVLRPALVTVAAPR; this is encoded by the coding sequence ATGAGCCAACCACAACATCCCGCTGAAAGCCCCGAGAACCCCACTCCCTTGAGCCCGGAAGAGGCCCTGGCCGCTGCCGCAGTGGCCGAAGCCGACGCCCTGGCCTCCCTGACCAACGAAGTCACCGAACTCAAAGCGAAGAACGCCGACCTGGCCGACCAGTTCCTGCGCGCCAAGGCCGAGGCCGAAAACGCCCGCCGCCGCGCCGAAGACGAGATCAGCAAGGCCCGCAAGTTCGCGGTGGAAAGTTTTGCCGAAAGCCTGCTGCCCGTGACCGACAGCCTGGAAGCCGGCCTCGGCATCCAGGAAGCCACGCGCGAACAGCTGCGCGAAGGCTCCGAAGCCACGCTCAAGCAGCTCAAAAGCGCGCTGGAGCGCCACAAGGTGCTCGAAATCGCGCCCGCCGCTGGCGCGAAGTTCGACCCGCACCAGCACCAGGCCATCAGCATGGTGCCCGCCGAGCAGGAGGCCAACACCGTGGTGGCCGTGCTGCAAAAGGGCTACCTGATCGCCGACCGCGTGCTGCGCCCCGCGCTCGTCACCGTGGCAGCCCCCAGATAA